A genomic window from Oceanispirochaeta sp. includes:
- a CDS encoding TIM barrel protein — protein sequence MVNVAEKTGTIVAIEGVADKNCIYSHDRMKRTLELVPSPNLGIIYDPVNFLSSARAHESDFLMKEAFELFAPRMVAVHAKDYIMVNNIKDGTLPSGKGQLNYSLFFDLIKYYKPWIPILMENNTPETIEESLKFIRMVKEEIG from the coding sequence ATGGTCAACGTTGCCGAAAAAACGGGAACCATAGTCGCCATCGAAGGTGTTGCCGATAAAAATTGCATTTATTCACATGACAGGATGAAAAGGACTTTAGAACTGGTTCCCTCTCCCAATCTCGGAATCATTTATGACCCGGTGAATTTTCTGTCCTCTGCAAGAGCCCATGAAAGCGATTTCCTGATGAAAGAAGCCTTTGAACTTTTTGCCCCCAGAATGGTCGCCGTTCACGCCAAAGACTACATCATGGTCAACAACATAAAAGACGGGACTCTGCCGTCCGGAAAAGGTCAGCTGAACTATTCTCTTTTCTTTGACTTGATAAAATATTACAAACCCTGGATTCCCATTCTGATGGAAAACAATACTCCCGAAACTATTGAGGAAAGTTTAAAATTCATAAGAATGGTAAAAGAGGAAATCGGGTGA